In Chrysemys picta bellii isolate R12L10 chromosome 3, ASM1138683v2, whole genome shotgun sequence, a single genomic region encodes these proteins:
- the LOC101949806 gene encoding small ribosomal subunit protein uS3-like, translated as MESGAKGCEVVVSGKLRGQRAKLMKFVDGLMLHSGDPLNYAVGTAVRHVLLRQGVLGMKVKIMLPWDPSGKIGPQKPLPDHVSIVESKEEILPTTPISEQKHGKPKQPAMLQPVPTASWEFFNTWNEKVDCDP; from the coding sequence ATGGAGAGTGGTGCTAAGGGTTGTGAGGTGGTGGTGTCCGGTAAACTCAGAGGCCAGCGAGCCAAGTTGATGAAGTTTGTGGATGGCCTGATGCTCCACAGTGGAGACCCTTTAAACTACGCTGTCGGTACAGCTGTGCGCCACGTCCTTCTCAGGCAGGGTGTGCTGGGTATGAAAGTAAAGATTATGTTGCCTTGGGACCCAAGTGGGAAGATTGGACCCCAGAAACCCCTGCCAGACCATGTCAGCATTGTAGAGTCCAAGGAAGAGATCTTACCCACCACACCCATCTCAGAGCAGAAACATGGCAAACCAAAACAGCCAGCCATGCTTCAGCCTGTTcccactgcatcatgggaattttTCAACACTTGGAATGAGAAGGTGGACTGTGACCCATGA